In one Campylobacter insulaenigrae NCTC 12927 genomic region, the following are encoded:
- a CDS encoding endonuclease MutS2, translating into MQEQFFKKLDLDIYIKDFKNLFARDKEIFLQGDSKLHFKRINELCLIDFTPPPIIGNLNTALTHLSKQGILHLNQSFEFIKICMYFNYLKGLKFDESLREWLLKIEIPQSIIEFIEYFDEKGEIKESIDERLINLNLALKMKKESLVAEFKKLTYTKNLSAYLIDTQVHLINGMEALLLRGGFNHALKAKIIGRSSSGGFYVVPLSVEKIQSQIDEIKDAKEEIFYEYAKKISLIFYKNLMFLKFINQAFDLFDHYSARVLMAKKNDFEFVLTDNSSNLKLYNFAHPALKNAKSVDVNFSQKVLIITGVNAGGKSMLLKGILSAALLAKYLLPMKINAQKSQIGNFKEFDAILEDPQNVKNDISTFAGRMLHFSKLFNKKNILLGIDEIELGTDFEEAACLYNELITHLIKHDNKIIITTHHKRLAMLLAKNSQVELLAALYDEELSRPKYEFLKGTIGKSYAFETALRYGISANLVQNAKKLYGEDKENLEEMVSKNINLELSLRKKSQELEMKEVKVDEILLSLKDQKEKNEQEFKKLISNLEFKYHQAIQEAKKTISLKDTKEKQRSLNKANEFKKSIILPSMEQNEEFRVGDFVKYEKIKGKITAISKNDVMIQSDGLSLRVPLKLLKKSNQIPTQKVKSSINITRPNTLNMTLDLHGLRSDEAIERLDKFISDALIAGFDEVVVYHGIGTGKLAFAVREFLKAHKSVKSFSDAPFNQGGFGAKVVKL; encoded by the coding sequence ATGCAAGAGCAATTTTTTAAAAAACTTGATCTAGATATTTATATAAAAGACTTTAAAAATTTATTTGCTAGAGATAAAGAGATATTTTTGCAAGGCGATAGCAAGCTTCATTTTAAAAGGATTAATGAACTTTGTTTGATAGATTTTACTCCACCGCCAATAATTGGGAATTTAAATACTGCATTAACTCATCTTAGCAAACAAGGAATTTTACATTTAAATCAAAGCTTTGAATTTATAAAAATTTGTATGTATTTTAATTATTTAAAAGGTTTAAAATTCGATGAAAGTTTAAGAGAATGGCTTTTAAAAATAGAAATTCCACAAAGCATTATAGAATTTATAGAATATTTTGATGAAAAAGGTGAAATTAAAGAAAGTATTGATGAGAGACTTATTAATTTAAATTTAGCACTAAAAATGAAAAAAGAAAGCTTGGTGGCTGAATTTAAAAAACTTACTTATACAAAAAATCTTAGTGCGTATTTAATAGATACTCAAGTTCATCTCATAAATGGTATGGAAGCTTTACTTTTGCGTGGTGGATTTAACCATGCTTTAAAAGCTAAAATTATAGGTAGAAGTAGCAGTGGTGGTTTTTATGTAGTACCTTTAAGTGTAGAAAAAATTCAAAGTCAAATTGATGAGATAAAAGATGCAAAAGAAGAAATTTTTTATGAATATGCTAAAAAAATTAGTTTAATTTTTTATAAAAATTTGATGTTTTTAAAATTTATTAATCAAGCTTTTGATTTATTTGATCATTATAGCGCTAGGGTTTTGATGGCTAAGAAAAATGATTTTGAATTTGTTTTAACAGATAATTCTAGTAATTTAAAATTATATAATTTTGCACACCCAGCTTTAAAAAATGCAAAGAGTGTGGATGTAAATTTTTCTCAAAAGGTATTGATTATTACAGGGGTTAATGCAGGCGGTAAATCGATGCTTTTAAAAGGTATTTTAAGCGCTGCTTTACTTGCTAAATACTTGCTTCCTATGAAGATTAATGCTCAAAAAAGTCAGATAGGAAATTTTAAAGAATTTGATGCAATTTTAGAAGATCCTCAAAATGTAAAAAATGATATTTCTACTTTTGCAGGAAGAATGTTGCATTTTTCTAAACTTTTTAATAAAAAAAATATTTTACTAGGTATAGATGAAATAGAGCTTGGAACAGATTTTGAGGAAGCTGCATGTTTATATAATGAGTTAATTACGCATTTAATTAAGCATGATAATAAAATTATAATTACCACTCATCATAAGCGTCTTGCTATGCTTTTGGCTAAAAATTCACAAGTAGAACTTTTAGCAGCTTTGTATGATGAAGAGCTTTCAAGGCCAAAATATGAGTTTTTAAAAGGTACTATAGGTAAATCTTATGCTTTTGAAACAGCTTTAAGATATGGAATAAGTGCTAATTTAGTACAAAATGCTAAAAAACTTTATGGAGAAGATAAAGAGAATTTAGAAGAAATGGTAAGTAAAAATATTAATTTAGAGCTTAGCTTGCGTAAGAAAAGTCAGGAACTTGAAATGAAAGAAGTTAAAGTTGATGAAATTTTACTTTCACTTAAAGATCAAAAAGAAAAAAATGAACAAGAATTTAAAAAACTTATTTCGAATTTAGAATTTAAATATCATCAAGCCATACAAGAAGCTAAAAAAACCATTAGTCTTAAAGATACTAAAGAAAAACAAAGAAGTTTAAATAAAGCAAATGAATTTAAAAAAAGTATTATTCTACCGAGTATGGAACAAAACGAAGAATTTAGAGTAGGAGATTTTGTAAAATACGAAAAAATTAAAGGAAAAATTACAGCTATTTCAAAAAATGATGTAATGATTCAAAGTGATGGGCTGAGTTTGCGTGTACCGCTAAAACTTCTTAAAAAGAGTAATCAAATTCCTACACAAAAGGTAAAATCAAGTATAAATATAACACGTCCAAATACTTTAAATATGACTTTAGATTTACATGGACTTAGAAGCGATGAGGCTATAGAAAGGCTTGATAAGTTTATTTCAGATGCACTTATAGCTGGTTTTGATGAGGTTGTGGTGTATCATGGCATAGGCACAGGAAAATTAGCTTTTGCGGTGAGAGAATTTTTAAAAGCTCATAAAAGCGTAAAAAGTTTTAGCGATGCGCCATTTAATCAAGGTGGATTTGGCGCTAAGGTAGTTAAGCTTTGA
- the murC gene encoding UDP-N-acetylmuramate--L-alanine ligase — protein MQKVHFIGIGGIGISALARFLKEQGFKISGSDIKESKTTKELEKEGINIKIPHHKDNVKDVDLVVYSAAIKEDNEELISAKNQNITTLSRKEALPMILKDKRVFAVAGAHGKSTTSSILASLIEASVIIGAVLKESGTNMLYKESENLIFEADESDSSFLNSNPYLAIVTNVEAEHLDHYGNDLAKLHKAYEDFLHLSKIQVINAEDEFLASLNLNNAKKLYPSKDITNIYMKVEDFKPRTYFTLKNLGEFSVFGMGEHMAMDAALAILAASEFLNTEQIRKKIHNYQGIKKRFDILFANDKMALIDDYGHHPTEIKTTLKAASEYARLAGYKKNIAIFEPHRYTRLNANIEYFSEVLREVDELYILPVYAAGESKIEINMQKYFPKAKFIKEIKREQSVIYLDDILIESGLVIGFGAGDISTKLRGKYV, from the coding sequence ATGCAAAAAGTTCATTTTATAGGTATAGGTGGTATTGGAATTTCAGCTTTAGCGAGATTTTTAAAAGAACAAGGCTTTAAAATTAGTGGTTCTGATATCAAAGAAAGTAAAACTACAAAAGAATTAGAAAAAGAAGGCATAAATATAAAAATTCCTCATCATAAAGACAATGTTAAAGATGTGGATTTAGTAGTATATTCAGCTGCTATTAAAGAAGACAATGAAGAGTTAATTAGCGCAAAAAATCAAAATATTACAACACTTTCAAGAAAAGAAGCCTTGCCTATGATTTTAAAAGATAAAAGAGTTTTTGCAGTTGCGGGAGCTCATGGAAAAAGCACGACTTCAAGTATTTTAGCAAGCTTAATAGAAGCTTCTGTAATCATTGGTGCGGTTTTAAAAGAAAGTGGCACCAATATGCTTTATAAGGAAAGTGAAAATCTCATTTTTGAAGCTGATGAAAGTGATAGTTCTTTTTTAAATTCAAATCCATATTTAGCTATAGTTACTAATGTGGAAGCAGAGCATTTAGACCATTATGGAAATGATCTTGCAAAATTACACAAGGCTTATGAGGACTTTTTGCATTTGTCTAAAATTCAAGTGATTAATGCTGAAGATGAATTTTTAGCAAGTTTAAATTTAAATAATGCTAAAAAGCTTTATCCTAGTAAAGATATTACAAATATTTATATGAAAGTAGAAGATTTCAAACCTAGAACTTATTTTACACTTAAAAATTTAGGAGAATTTAGCGTTTTTGGTATGGGCGAACATATGGCAATGGACGCTGCTTTGGCTATTTTGGCTGCAAGTGAATTTTTAAACACAGAACAAATTCGTAAAAAAATACATAATTATCAAGGTATTAAGAAAAGGTTTGATATTTTATTTGCAAATGATAAAATGGCTTTGATTGATGATTATGGACATCATCCAACTGAAATTAAAACCACTTTAAAAGCGGCTAGTGAGTATGCAAGATTAGCTGGATATAAAAAAAATATAGCCATTTTTGAGCCCCATCGCTATACTCGCTTAAATGCTAATATAGAGTATTTTAGTGAAGTTTTAAGAGAAGTTGATGAGCTTTATATTCTGCCTGTATATGCAGCAGGAGAATCTAAAATAGAAATTAATATGCAAAAATATTTCCCAAAAGCCAAATTCATAAAAGAAATTAAAAGAGAGCAAAGTGTTATTTACCTTGATGATATCTTGATTGAAAGTGGCTTGGTTATTGGTTTTGGTGCAGGTGATATAAGTACAAAACTCAGGGGAAAATATGTTTAA
- a CDS encoding LTA synthase family protein: MRKVLLQISIFSVLFSIVFALNRFLMQVDFIPENLSTSSEIVMMYSLGLFHDIRFLSAIFLPLLLCGFFTLFFCNIKNQKLTMQGKKFYFIFSNIYVIFVAVLSIGFSYAKYYYYEIYKSKFDIFLFSVKDENTQAIYDIIISDYPLIKITLIMIVFCAFCVFINTRILNLKLKPIKFKMPTLIFLNIVLVCVYIVALRGPFKHVAINVQNYSFSEFKVINDVMLNPVMAFSWAYKQYKEEEKMNFITHTQAENLQNELFMYWSKSPHNEYAKNFRPSIFINFMESFGWNLADFKDEEHNYLGALDRHFKQDFVFQKFLSSTNGTIPSFANLFFLSPFANISTSKFQKTYLKYTPIELYKQQGYKIIFVSAGNGAWQNIRSYLSVLGVDEIIDENILIREFNGAKESENGYGVADEFLYKKVYDLLEKNPHNTLIISLTISNHPPYKISHFDENILKNTHKGLLDLLPYNEEKQNNIIKAYTYANDEFGKFLDKIKQSSFKDSVIIAATGDHRVREMSMDAKTQKAFAYSVPFYLYVPKNLQKDIYYDKNRIGSHKDIFPTLYALSLDNVDYLSLGGKSMLRTPSDKKLEFGFNDVVWVDENGVYPVNSFKGYRFEKNTSLKDTNEAFDLDSYHKDFAKKYQELNFYFLGIRLGLIE, from the coding sequence ATGAGAAAAGTTTTATTACAAATTTCCATTTTTAGTGTTTTATTTTCTATTGTTTTTGCTTTAAATCGTTTTTTAATGCAAGTGGATTTTATTCCGGAGAATTTATCAACTTCAAGTGAAATTGTTATGATGTATTCTTTGGGATTATTTCATGATATAAGATTTTTAAGTGCTATCTTTTTGCCGCTTTTATTATGTGGATTTTTTACTTTATTTTTTTGTAATATAAAAAATCAAAAATTGACGATGCAAGGAAAGAAGTTTTATTTTATTTTTTCTAATATCTACGTAATTTTTGTTGCTGTGTTAAGTATAGGATTTTCTTATGCAAAATACTATTATTATGAAATTTATAAAAGTAAATTTGATATTTTTCTTTTTAGTGTAAAAGATGAAAACACTCAAGCTATTTATGATATCATCATCTCTGATTATCCTTTGATAAAAATTACTTTAATAATGATTGTTTTTTGTGCGTTTTGTGTATTTATTAATACAAGAATTTTAAATTTAAAATTAAAACCCATAAAATTCAAAATGCCAACTTTAATTTTTTTAAATATTGTATTGGTATGTGTTTATATTGTAGCTCTAAGAGGACCTTTTAAACATGTTGCCATTAATGTACAAAATTATTCCTTTAGTGAATTTAAGGTTATAAATGATGTAATGTTAAATCCTGTTATGGCTTTTAGTTGGGCTTATAAACAATATAAAGAAGAAGAAAAAATGAATTTTATCACTCATACGCAAGCTGAAAATTTGCAAAATGAGCTTTTTATGTATTGGTCAAAGAGTCCTCATAATGAATACGCTAAAAATTTCCGTCCTAGTATTTTTATAAATTTTATGGAAAGTTTTGGCTGGAATTTGGCAGATTTTAAAGATGAAGAGCATAATTATTTAGGTGCTTTAGATAGACATTTTAAACAAGATTTTGTTTTTCAAAAATTTTTAAGTTCCACTAATGGAACTATTCCAAGCTTTGCAAATTTATTTTTTCTTAGTCCTTTTGCAAATATTTCAACAAGTAAATTTCAAAAAACATATTTAAAATATACTCCTATAGAACTTTATAAGCAGCAAGGTTATAAAATTATTTTTGTGAGTGCTGGTAATGGTGCTTGGCAAAATATAAGAAGTTATTTAAGTGTACTAGGTGTTGATGAAATCATAGATGAAAATATTTTAATAAGAGAATTTAATGGTGCTAAAGAAAGTGAAAATGGTTATGGAGTAGCTGATGAATTTTTATATAAAAAAGTTTATGATTTATTAGAAAAAAATCCACATAATACTTTAATTATATCTCTTACTATCTCAAATCATCCACCATACAAGATATCACATTTTGATGAAAATATTTTAAAAAATACCCACAAAGGATTATTAGATTTACTTCCTTATAATGAGGAAAAACAAAATAACATTATAAAAGCTTACACTTATGCTAATGATGAATTTGGAAAGTTCTTAGATAAAATTAAACAAAGCTCTTTTAAAGATAGTGTTATTATAGCAGCTACTGGTGATCATCGTGTAAGAGAAATGAGTATGGATGCAAAAACCCAAAAAGCTTTTGCATATAGTGTACCTTTTTATCTTTATGTGCCTAAGAATTTACAAAAAGATATATATTATGATAAAAATCGTATTGGCTCGCATAAGGACATTTTTCCTACTTTGTATGCTCTTAGCTTAGATAATGTAGATTATTTGAGTTTGGGTGGTAAAAGTATGCTAAGAACTCCAAGTGATAAAAAACTTGAATTTGGTTTTAATGATGTTGTATGGGTGGATGAAAACGGAGTGTATCCTGTAAATAGTTTTAAAGGTTATCGCTTTGAAAAAAATACAAGTTTGAAAGATACAAATGAAGCTTTTGATTTGGATTCTTATCATAAAGATTTTGCAAAAAAATATCAAGAATTAAATTTTTATTTTCTAGGAATTCGTTTAGGATTAATAGAATAA
- a CDS encoding carbon-nitrogen hydrolase family protein codes for MSSIVALQFPTLALSESRLDYYLKIAKDNGANLVVLGEYVLNSFFTELITMPKSMIKEQSESKKESLIRLANKYDLEIIAPFVSVDAKGCRKFCLKVSSKGVKNYEQQILMPYAHWNEDKFFQNKKNEHIKLFTFSYENLKCALLFGFEAHFDIFWQMIMKKKIDLVIIPTASTFESNQRWLELLKTRAFLNSTNILRVNRIGKLKDGWNFYGDTFFINAFGEVQDRLTDKEEMLIVEPQKADEARKVWEFEKIIRNFL; via the coding sequence ATGAGTAGTATTGTTGCTTTACAATTTCCTACTTTAGCATTGAGCGAATCAAGACTTGATTATTATTTAAAAATTGCTAAAGATAATGGTGCGAATTTGGTAGTTTTAGGTGAATATGTTTTAAATAGCTTTTTTACTGAGCTTATTACTATGCCAAAATCAATGATAAAAGAGCAAAGTGAGAGTAAAAAAGAAAGTTTAATTCGTTTAGCAAATAAATATGATTTAGAAATTATCGCTCCCTTTGTGAGTGTAGATGCTAAAGGTTGTCGTAAATTTTGTCTTAAGGTATCTTCTAAAGGTGTTAAAAACTATGAGCAACAAATTTTAATGCCTTATGCACACTGGAATGAGGATAAATTTTTTCAAAATAAAAAAAATGAACATATTAAGCTTTTTACTTTTAGCTATGAAAATTTAAAATGTGCTTTGCTTTTTGGATTTGAGGCACATTTTGATATTTTTTGGCAGATGATTATGAAAAAAAAGATAGACTTAGTTATTATTCCTACAGCTAGTACTTTTGAGAGTAATCAAAGATGGTTAGAGCTTTTAAAAACTAGAGCTTTTTTAAATTCAACAAATATTTTAAGAGTTAATCGCATTGGTAAGCTTAAAGATGGTTGGAATTTTTATGGTGATACTTTCTTTATCAATGCTTTTGGGGAGGTGCAAGATAGGCTTACAGATAAGGAAGAGATGCTAATTGTGGAACCTCAAAAAGCTGATGAAGCAAGAAAAGTTTGGGAATTTGAAAAAATAATTAGGAATTTTTTATAA
- a CDS encoding exodeoxyribonuclease VII small subunit: MEFEKFLQQAEASLEKLNDKDLKLQACIEIYKEGLKNIQAARELLDKAKLEIEQIDE, translated from the coding sequence ATGGAATTTGAAAAATTTTTACAACAAGCTGAAGCTTCTTTAGAAAAGCTAAATGATAAAGATTTAAAGCTTCAAGCATGTATTGAAATTTATAAAGAAGGTCTAAAAAATATACAAGCAGCAAGAGAACTTCTAGACAAAGCAAAATTAGAAATAGAGCAGATTGATGAGTAG
- the guaB gene encoding IMP dehydrogenase: MKILKRALTFEDVLLVPQYSEVLPKEVEIKTKLTKNITLNMPLVSAAMDTVTEHRAAIMMARLGGIGVIHKNMDIASQVREIKRVKKSESGVIMDPIYIGAKASVKEALELMAEYRISGVPVVDENKTLIGILTNRDLRFETNFDNLVENVMTKMPLITAKKGSTLDDAERIFSTNKVEKLPIVDENNRLEGLITIKDLKKRKEYPNSNKDSYGRLRVAAAVGVGQLDRVRALVEAEVDVIVMDSAHGHSKGIIDTLKAIKAEFNVDVIVGNVASAKAVKDLCEAGADAIKVGIGPGSICTTRIVSGVGVPQISAIDECAIEASRYDVPVIADGGIKYSGDIAKAIAAGASSVMIGSLLAGTDESPGELFTYQGRQYKSYRGMGSLGAMQKGSSDRYFQEGTAQDKLVPEGIEGRVPYVGSIKSVVHQLLGGLRSSMGYVGAANIKAFREKAEFVEITAAGLKESHVHDVTITAEAPNYKVSN, encoded by the coding sequence ATGAAAATTCTCAAACGCGCTTTAACTTTTGAAGATGTTTTATTGGTTCCGCAATATTCTGAAGTTTTACCAAAAGAAGTAGAAATTAAGACTAAATTGACTAAAAATATTACATTAAATATGCCTTTAGTTTCTGCAGCTATGGATACGGTTACTGAACATAGGGCTGCTATTATGATGGCAAGGCTTGGCGGTATAGGTGTAATCCATAAGAATATGGATATTGCTTCACAAGTAAGAGAAATTAAAAGAGTAAAAAAAAGTGAGAGTGGAGTTATTATGGATCCTATTTATATAGGAGCTAAAGCAAGCGTAAAAGAAGCTTTAGAACTTATGGCAGAATATAGAATTTCTGGGGTTCCTGTGGTAGATGAAAATAAGACTTTAATAGGAATTTTAACTAATCGTGATTTAAGATTTGAGACAAATTTTGATAATTTGGTAGAAAATGTGATGACTAAAATGCCTTTAATTACTGCAAAAAAAGGTTCAACTTTAGATGATGCTGAAAGAATTTTTTCAACAAATAAAGTAGAAAAACTTCCAATTGTTGATGAAAATAATCGTTTAGAAGGTTTAATTACTATTAAAGATCTTAAAAAACGTAAAGAATATCCAAATTCTAATAAGGATTCTTATGGAAGATTAAGAGTTGCAGCTGCAGTGGGAGTAGGTCAACTTGATCGTGTGAGAGCTTTGGTTGAAGCTGAGGTAGATGTTATAGTGATGGATAGTGCACATGGGCATTCTAAAGGGATTATTGATACATTAAAAGCTATTAAGGCTGAATTTAATGTTGATGTAATTGTTGGAAATGTTGCGAGTGCAAAAGCGGTTAAAGATCTTTGTGAGGCTGGTGCTGATGCTATTAAGGTAGGTATAGGACCTGGTAGTATTTGTACCACACGTATAGTTTCAGGTGTGGGTGTGCCTCAAATTTCAGCCATAGATGAATGTGCGATAGAAGCAAGTAGATATGATGTACCAGTGATTGCCGATGGAGGTATAAAATACTCAGGTGACATAGCAAAAGCTATTGCAGCAGGAGCAAGTAGCGTGATGATAGGATCACTTTTAGCGGGAACTGATGAAAGTCCTGGTGAGCTTTTTACGTATCAAGGAAGACAATATAAAAGTTATAGAGGTATGGGAAGCTTAGGTGCTATGCAAAAAGGAAGCTCTGATAGATATTTTCAAGAAGGGACAGCGCAAGATAAACTTGTTCCAGAGGGTATTGAAGGTAGAGTGCCTTATGTGGGAAGTATTAAAAGTGTAGTTCATCAACTTTTAGGCGGTCTTAGGTCTTCTATGGGATATGTTGGAGCTGCAAATATTAAAGCTTTTCGAGAAAAAGCTGAATTTGTAGAAATTACTGCAGCAGGATTAAAAGAAAGTCATGTACACGATGTTACTATTACTGCTGAAGCGCCAAATTATAAGGTAAGTAATTAA
- the gatA gene encoding Asp-tRNA(Asn)/Glu-tRNA(Gln) amidotransferase subunit GatA, with product MVTLKEALKFSQEEIENLKKELNSKAQAQKHIGAYVEQFLNKDLTSSGSGIPIAIKDNISVKEWELTCASKILQGYISPYDATAIKNLRKNNFAPFGRCNMDEFAMGSTSATSFYGKTLNPFDNTKVPGGSSGGSAAAVASGMALASLGSDTGGSVRQPAAFCGCVGFKPSYGRVSRYGLAAYSSSLDQIGVLTQNVEDAAILYDSIAGYDEKDSTSANIGFESTAQKLNANKKLRIAVIKNYIDQTNDDVKKALLDTIEMLKANNHEIIYKDLMDSKFDVAAYYIIASAEASANLSRYDGVRYGRRSENNQNLNDLYVNSRSEGFGEEVKRRILLGTFVLSSGYYDAYYIKAQKARRFIKEKYEEILNDCDLIFMPVAPSVAFGFNDVKTPVQMYLEDVFTISVNLAGLGGISVPVAKNQDGLNISAQLICKAYNEQTLLDGALSLEYLVKNK from the coding sequence ATGGTAACTTTAAAAGAAGCTTTGAAATTTTCGCAAGAAGAAATAGAAAATTTGAAAAAAGAATTAAATTCTAAGGCACAAGCACAAAAGCATATTGGTGCTTATGTCGAGCAATTTTTAAATAAAGATTTAACTAGTTCAGGTTCTGGAATCCCAATAGCAATTAAAGATAACATTAGTGTTAAAGAATGGGAATTAACTTGTGCTTCTAAAATTTTGCAAGGTTATATATCTCCGTATGATGCCACTGCGATAAAAAATTTGAGAAAAAATAATTTTGCTCCTTTTGGAAGATGCAATATGGATGAATTTGCTATGGGTAGTACAAGTGCAACTTCTTTTTATGGAAAAACTTTAAATCCATTTGACAATACTAAAGTTCCTGGCGGGAGTAGTGGGGGAAGCGCTGCTGCGGTAGCTTCTGGAATGGCTTTGGCAAGTTTAGGGTCTGATACAGGGGGTTCAGTAAGACAACCTGCTGCATTTTGTGGTTGTGTAGGATTTAAGCCAAGTTATGGAAGAGTGAGTAGATATGGTTTAGCAGCATATTCTTCAAGTCTTGATCAAATTGGCGTTTTGACGCAAAATGTAGAAGATGCAGCTATTTTATATGATTCTATAGCAGGCTATGATGAAAAAGATAGTACAAGTGCAAATATCGGTTTTGAATCTACTGCTCAAAAATTAAATGCAAATAAAAAATTAAGAATAGCTGTAATCAAAAACTATATAGATCAAACTAATGATGATGTTAAAAAAGCATTATTAGATACCATTGAAATGTTAAAAGCTAATAATCATGAAATTATTTATAAAGATTTGATGGACTCTAAGTTTGATGTGGCAGCATATTATATAATTGCTTCAGCTGAAGCTAGTGCGAATTTAAGTCGTTATGACGGAGTTCGCTATGGCAGAAGAAGTGAGAATAATCAAAATTTAAATGATCTTTATGTTAATAGTAGAAGTGAAGGTTTTGGTGAAGAAGTAAAAAGAAGAATTTTATTAGGAACTTTTGTTTTAAGTAGTGGATATTATGATGCATATTATATTAAAGCGCAAAAAGCTAGAAGATTTATAAAAGAAAAATATGAAGAAATTTTAAATGATTGTGATTTGATTTTTATGCCTGTTGCTCCAAGTGTAGCTTTTGGTTTTAATGATGTTAAAACTCCGGTACAAATGTATTTAGAAGATGTATTTACAATTTCTGTAAATCTCGCAGGACTTGGTGGTATTAGTGTCCCAGTTGCTAAAAATCAAGATGGGCTTAATATTTCAGCTCAATTAATTTGCAAGGCTTATAACGAACAAACTTTGCTTGATGGAGCTTTAAGTTTAGAATATCTAGTTAAAAATAAATAA